The Rufibacter sp. DG15C region ATAGAAGCACAGATAGCAAAACCTTCTAATAGGACAGGTGAATACGCTTTGATACCCGCTGTCCCTTAAAGGTAAATGTAAGGCGGTTTAAAACGCTTAATGTGCCTGCCATTTTTAGGCTATTACACAGAAAATAGCCTAAAAATAAATATTTATGGCTTGGCAGGAAGTCTGGTCGGCTTCCTGCTGGGCATGCTCTGGCCCCGGAAAGAAGTACCCGTTTCTTTGGAACAGGAACGGGCCTATCAATAGCCGTTTTTGGCCAGTTTACGCGAAAAAGGCAAAAAACGGTTAGGTGGTATCCCTAAAGCCACTTACCCTATTGTACCTTATCGTGGGCAGACGCGTTTTTGTATAAACCACAACGCCGCGGCCTTGTCTCTATACCTTAAAAAGAACCCATGGAAATTACCCAGATAGTCTTGGCCAGCCGGCCGAAAGGAACCCCCAGTAAAGAGAATTTCAGGTTTGAGAAAGTAGAATTGCCTGCCTTGCAAGACGGACAGGTATTGCTGGCGCCGCAGTTCTTCTCCGTAGACCCGTACATGCGCGGGCGCATGAACGATGCAAAATCCTACACCCCGCCCTTTCAAGTAGACGCGCCGCTAGAAGGTGGCGTGATAGCCAAAGTAGCGGAGTCTAAAAGCGAGGCCCTGAAACCCGGCGATGTGGTACTGGGCGCTCTCCCTTGGGCCACGCAGGCCATAGCGGAGGCGAAGAAGCTCCAGAAGATTGATACCAACCTGGCGCAGGCCAGTTATTACCTAGGAATTCTGGGTATGCCCGGCTTAACCGCCTACTTCGGGTTGTTAGACATAGGTCAGCCGAAGGAAGAGGAGACGGTAGTAGTGTCTGGCGCAGCCGGGGCTGTAGGCATGGTGGTAGGCCAGATTGCCAAACTAAAGGGCTGCCGCGTAGTAGGCTTGGCCGGCTCTGATGAGAAAGCCGACCTGCTGAAAAAAGAGTTTGGGTATGATGAAGTAATCAATTACAAAACCACTCAGAACCTGCGCGCAGATTTAAAAGCGGCCTGCCCAAACGGAGTAGACGTGTATTTTGACAACGTGGGCGGCGAGATCACTGATGCCGTCATTTCATTGATCAACTTTCACGCCCGCCTCATCATCTGCGGCCAGATTGCCCATTACAACGACCAGCAGCCACAGATGGGACCTCGTTTCTTACCCCTCATCTTAACCCGCAGCGCCCTCATCAAAGGCTTTATCGTGAGCAACTACCACGCCCGCTTCCCAGAGGGAATGCAACAATTAGCCACTTGGGTGAAGGAAGGGAAACTGCATTACCAGGAAACCATTGTCAACGGTTTTGAGCAACTCCCAGAAGCATTTCTAGGCCTATTTACTGGCCAGAACCAAGGAAAAATGTTGGTGAAGGTTTAAGTTTGGGATTCGGTTGAAAATGAGGAAGCCTCTTGAACTAGTATGTCCAAGAGGCTTCCTCATTTTTGACTTGTTTTCTGGAAAACAGGCCAAAAACGGTCTACGCCAGCAACTCCTTTATCGCTTTGTCTACCTTCTCAAATTGGAAGCCGCTCAGCACCTCGTCCATCAGGCCTTTAATTTCCGCTGTGCACAAGTTGCCTATGCTGCCTTCGTGGGTGTGATGCACTTTCTCTGGGCGCTCAAATTCGCCTTTCTCAATGGCCAGCCCCACGTTCTTGTAAGCATCCCGGAATGGCACGCCGCTTAAGACCTGGTTGTTCACCACCTCTACGCTGAAGAGGTACTGGTATTTCTCGTCCTTAAGGATATCGGGGTTCAGTTTCAGGTGGGGCAGCATGAAGGTCATCATCTCCAGGCAATTCCTGATCTCGGTGAAGGCCGGGAAGAAGCTTTCCTTGAGCAGTTGCAGCTCACGGTGATACCCCGAGGGCAGGTTGCCTAGGAGCATCTGGATTTCTGTGGGCAAGGCCTGCAGGCGGTTGCACTTGCCGCGTATGATTTCAAACACGTCTGGGTTTTTCTTGTGCGGCATGATGCTGGAGCCGGTGGTCAGCTCATCGGGCAGGGTCACAAACGCGAAGTTCTGGCTCATGTACAGGCACACGTCCATGGCCATGCGTCCCACCGTGCTGGCGATGGATGCCAAGGCCATGCTCACGCTCCGCTCTGTTTTGCCACGACCCATCTGGGCGTACACCACATTATAGTTAAGTGCCTCAAAACCCAGCAAATCGGTGGTCATCTGTCGGTTCAACGGGAAGGAACTGCCGTATCCGGCTGCCGAGCCCAAAGGGTTCTTGTTGCTGATTTTATAAGCCGCCTGCAAGAGTTGCAAATCATCTACCAGGCTCTCAGCATACGCACCAAACCACAAGCCAAAGGAAGAAGGCATGGCCACCTGCAAGTGCGTGTAGCCGGGTAGCAAGATGTCTTTATTCTTCTCGCTGAGTTCCTGCAAGGTGTTGAAGAGCGTATGCACGGCCTCTACTGTTTGTCTAATCTCATAACGGATGAACAGCTTCAAATCCACCAGCACCTGGTCATTGCGCGAGCGGCCGCTGTGGATTTTCTTTCCGGCTTCGCCCAAACAGCGGGTCAACAGCAACTCCACCTGCGAGTGCACGTCTTCCACGCCCGGCTC contains the following coding sequences:
- a CDS encoding NADP-dependent oxidoreductase — protein: MEITQIVLASRPKGTPSKENFRFEKVELPALQDGQVLLAPQFFSVDPYMRGRMNDAKSYTPPFQVDAPLEGGVIAKVAESKSEALKPGDVVLGALPWATQAIAEAKKLQKIDTNLAQASYYLGILGMPGLTAYFGLLDIGQPKEEETVVVSGAAGAVGMVVGQIAKLKGCRVVGLAGSDEKADLLKKEFGYDEVINYKTTQNLRADLKAACPNGVDVYFDNVGGEITDAVISLINFHARLIICGQIAHYNDQQPQMGPRFLPLILTRSALIKGFIVSNYHARFPEGMQQLATWVKEGKLHYQETIVNGFEQLPEAFLGLFTGQNQGKMLVKV
- the argH gene encoding argininosuccinate lyase is translated as MKLWQKETSVARNVEKFTVGKDAEMDLQLAPFDVLGSLAHTRMLESIGLMEPEDLVAVQRELKAIYQSIERGEFEIEPGVEDVHSQVELLLTRCLGEAGKKIHSGRSRNDQVLVDLKLFIRYEIRQTVEAVHTLFNTLQELSEKNKDILLPGYTHLQVAMPSSFGLWFGAYAESLVDDLQLLQAAYKISNKNPLGSAAGYGSSFPLNRQMTTDLLGFEALNYNVVYAQMGRGKTERSVSMALASIASTVGRMAMDVCLYMSQNFAFVTLPDELTTGSSIMPHKKNPDVFEIIRGKCNRLQALPTEIQMLLGNLPSGYHRELQLLKESFFPAFTEIRNCLEMMTFMLPHLKLNPDILKDEKYQYLFSVEVVNNQVLSGVPFRDAYKNVGLAIEKGEFERPEKVHHTHEGSIGNLCTAEIKGLMDEVLSGFQFEKVDKAIKELLA